The following coding sequences lie in one Eubacterium ventriosum genomic window:
- the rseP gene encoding RIP metalloprotease RseP, with product MQTLISIIIALIIFSVLVLIHEFGHFIVAKKCGVVVNEFSVGMGPRLLSRVAKSGTRYSIKALPFGGSCAMLGEDEDNAEEGSFNSKPLWARMAIVVAGPFFNFILAFLLALIVIGYNGIDISYVSKVTEGSNAYEAGLREGDRITKYNGATVSVGREIYLEDYVSPLDGSDISVTFVRDGKKQTISYAPDSEERYIVGISYYETDSKATISSVPEGSAMDQAGVVAGDEVVEINGTKISTGKDLKEYIDAHPFGKEEINITVKRNNKEKKVVVVPQMTKLYSSGFVYNLARDKQSVGGVLKYSLVEVRYEINTVLKSLKMLVTGKVSANEVSGPVGIVNVIGDTYNQTKSEGFMVTLFTMINMAIMLSANLGVMNLLPIPALDGGRLFLYIVELIIRRPIPKDKEGMIHFIGFILLMVLMVFLIFNDIRKIIL from the coding sequence ATGCAGACATTAATTAGTATTATAATAGCCCTTATAATTTTCAGTGTATTGGTTTTAATACACGAATTTGGACATTTTATAGTTGCAAAGAAGTGTGGAGTTGTAGTTAACGAGTTTTCCGTTGGTATGGGACCAAGACTTCTTAGCAGAGTTGCAAAAAGTGGCACAAGATATTCAATTAAGGCACTTCCTTTTGGCGGTTCATGTGCAATGCTTGGTGAAGATGAAGATAATGCAGAAGAAGGTTCTTTTAACTCTAAACCTTTATGGGCAAGAATGGCAATTGTTGTTGCAGGACCTTTCTTTAACTTTATTCTTGCATTTTTATTGGCCTTAATTGTTATTGGTTACAACGGCATTGATATTTCTTACGTTTCTAAAGTAACAGAAGGCAGTAATGCATACGAGGCAGGACTTAGAGAGGGAGACAGAATTACTAAATATAACGGAGCTACAGTTTCAGTAGGCCGTGAAATTTATTTGGAAGATTATGTTAGCCCACTTGACGGAAGTGATATTTCAGTTACTTTTGTAAGAGATGGAAAGAAGCAGACTATTAGTTATGCACCTGACAGTGAAGAGCGTTATATAGTTGGCATTTCATATTATGAAACAGATTCAAAGGCTACTATTAGTAGTGTTCCTGAAGGTTCAGCAATGGATCAGGCAGGAGTTGTTGCAGGAGATGAAGTTGTGGAAATTAACGGTACAAAGATTTCAACAGGAAAGGATTTAAAGGAATATATTGATGCACATCCTTTTGGAAAAGAAGAAATCAATATTACTGTTAAGCGTAATAATAAAGAAAAGAAAGTAGTCGTAGTTCCACAGATGACTAAGCTTTACAGCAGCGGATTTGTTTATAATCTTGCAAGAGATAAGCAGTCTGTAGGCGGAGTTTTAAAATATAGTCTTGTTGAAGTGAGATATGAAATTAATACAGTTCTTAAAAGCTTAAAAATGCTTGTAACAGGAAAGGTTTCAGCTAATGAAGTATCAGGTCCGGTAGGTATTGTTAATGTTATTGGAGATACTTACAACCAGACTAAGTCAGAAGGCTTTATGGTTACTTTGTTCACAATGATTAATATGGCAATTATGCTTAGTGCAAACCTTGGTGTAATGAACCTTTTACCTATACCGGCATTGGACGGTGGAAGATTATTCCTTTATATTGTAGAGCTTATTATTAGAAGACCTATACCTAAGGACAAAGAAGGAATGATACACTTTATAGGATTTATTTTGTTAATGGTGCTTATGGTATTCTTAATATTTAATGATATTAGAAAGATTATTTTATAA
- the ispG gene encoding flavodoxin-dependent (E)-4-hydroxy-3-methylbut-2-enyl-diphosphate synthase: MYRDNTKVIKIGDRVIGGGNPILIQSMTNTKTEDVEATVNQIKELEAAGCDIIRCAVPTMEAAKALKEIKKQINIPLVADIHFDYRLAIAAMENGADKIRINPGNIGSVEKVKAVVDVAKERNIPIRVGVNSGSLEKHILEKYGKVTAEGIVESALDKVKIIEDLGYDNLVISIKSSDVLMCVKAHELIAERTKYPLHVGITESGTVTSGNIKSAIGLGLILNQGIGDTIRVSLTGDPVEEIRSAKLILKTLGLRKGGISVVSCPTCGRTRIDLIGLAEKVEKMVSKYDNLDIKVAVMGCVVNGPGEAREADIGVAGGVGEGLLIKKGEIVKKVPEDMLLQTLEDELKNWSE; this comes from the coding sequence ATGTATAGAGATAATACGAAAGTAATTAAGATTGGCGACAGAGTAATAGGCGGGGGAAATCCTATTCTTATTCAGTCAATGACAAACACAAAAACAGAAGATGTAGAAGCAACGGTTAACCAGATTAAGGAGTTAGAGGCAGCAGGTTGTGACATTATAAGATGTGCAGTTCCAACAATGGAAGCAGCCAAGGCTCTTAAGGAGATTAAGAAACAGATTAATATTCCACTTGTTGCGGATATTCATTTTGATTACAGACTGGCAATTGCAGCAATGGAGAACGGAGCTGACAAGATTAGAATTAATCCGGGAAATATCGGCTCAGTTGAAAAGGTTAAGGCAGTAGTTGATGTGGCAAAGGAGAGAAACATTCCAATAAGAGTTGGTGTAAATAGTGGTTCTCTTGAAAAACACATTCTTGAAAAATATGGAAAAGTTACAGCAGAGGGAATAGTTGAAAGTGCATTAGATAAGGTTAAAATTATTGAAGACTTAGGCTATGACAATCTTGTTATCAGCATTAAGTCATCAGATGTTTTAATGTGTGTTAAGGCACATGAACTTATTGCGGAAAGAACTAAATATCCACTTCATGTAGGAATAACAGAATCAGGTACTGTAACATCCGGAAATATTAAGTCAGCAATAGGACTTGGACTTATTTTAAATCAGGGAATAGGTGATACTATAAGAGTTTCACTTACAGGTGATCCTGTTGAGGAAATAAGAAGTGCTAAGCTTATTTTGAAAACATTAGGACTTAGAAAAGGCGGTATTTCAGTAGTTTCATGTCCTACATGTGGCAGAACCAGAATAGACTTAATAGGTCTTGCCGAAAAGGTTGAAAAGATGGTATCCAAATACGATAATCTGGATATAAAGGTTGCCGTAATGGGCTGTGTAGTTAACGGTCCCGGAGAGGCAAGAGAAGCTGATATTGGAGTTGCCGGTGGAGTAGGCGAAGGACTTTTAATTAAGAAAGGTGAGATTGTTAAGAAAGTTCCTGAGGATATGCTTTTACAGACACTGGAAGATGAATTGAAAAATTGGAGTGAATAA